Proteins from a single region of Oreochromis niloticus isolate F11D_XX linkage group LG7, O_niloticus_UMD_NMBU, whole genome shotgun sequence:
- the LOC100707533 gene encoding shaker-related potassium channel tsha2-like has protein sequence MTVVENHEETVAVTPLLQDAADLESADQECSERVVINISGLRFETQLKTLSRFPTTVLGDPRKRMRFFDPLRNEYFFDRNRPSFDAILYYYQSGGRLRRPVSVPVDIFLEEIKFYELEEETIELFKEDEGLAREEDRPMPSNEFQRQLWLLFEYPESSGPARMIAIVSVMVILISIVIFCLETLPEFREVPAVHDNQVNASAQGKAPSPFTDPFFMVETLCIVWFSFEFTMRFLSCPSKAAFFKNMMNLIDVIAIAPYFITLGLDLAEHQGSSQQAASLAILRVIRLVRVFRIFKLSRHSKGLQILGQTLHASLRELGLLIFFLLIGVILFSSSVYFAEVDDSESGFTSIPDAFWWAVVTMTTVGYGDMYPSTIGGKFVGSLCAIAGVLTIALPVPVIVSNFNYFYHRENEQEENVQYVHVTCGHQPQPSFGESDSIKSNQSFSKTESYQESDDLEALTHLHVTPVETYTGKLTDV, from the coding sequence ATGACTGTGGTGGAGAACCACGAAGAGACTGTGGCCGTTACTCCTTTGTTACAAGATGCTGCAGACTTGGAATCAGCAGACCAGGAGTGCAGCGAGAGGGTGGTCATAAACATCTCAGGTCTGCGTTTTGAGACCCAATTAAAAACACTCTCTCGCTTTCCGACCACGGTTTTGGGAGATCCGCGTAAAAGGATGCGCTTTTTTGATCCGCTGAGAAACGAATACTTCTTTGACAGGAACAGACCGAGCTTCGATGCTATCCTCTATTATTACCAGTCCGGAGGAAGGCTTCGGAGGCCCGTCAGTGTACCTGTGGATATTTTCCTGGAAGAAATAAAGTTTTATGAACTCGAGGAAGAGACCATAGAGCTTTTCAAAGAGGACGAGGGCTTGGCGCGGGAGGAGGACCGACCGATGCCTTCCAACGAGTTTCAGCGTCAGTTGTGGCTTCTGTTTGAGTATCCAGAGAGTTCCGGACCCGCACGGATGATTGCCATCGTGTCTGTTATGGTTATTTTGATATCCATTGTTATATTCTGCTTAGAGACTTTGCCTGAGTTCAGAGAGGTCCCCGCAGTGCATGACAACCAGGTCAATGCAAGTGCGCAAGGCAAAGCGCCTAGTCCGTTCACAGACCCATTTTTCATGGTGGAGACACTTTGCATTGTGTGGTTCTCTTTTGAATTCACCATGAGGTTTCTGTCGTGTCCCAGTAAAGCGGCTTTCTTCAAAAACATGATGAACCTGATCGACGTTATAGCCATAGCTCCGTATTTCATCACCCTGGGCCTTGATCTCGCAGAGCATCAGGGCAGCAGTCAGCAGGCGGCCTCGCTGGCCATACTGAGGGTCATCCGTCTGGTCCGCGTTTTCAGGATTTTTAAACTCTCCAGACACTCAAAGGGCCTGCAGATTCTCGGGCAAACGCTTCACGCGAGCCTCAGGGAGCTGGGCCTGCTTATATTTTTCCTGCTAATTGGAGTTATTTTATTCTCAAGTTCGGTTTATTTTGCTGAAGTAGATGACTCCGAGTCTGGATTTACAAGTATACCTGATGCGTTTTGGTGGGCCGTGGTGACAATGACCACAGTCGGTTATGGAGATATGTATCCCTCCACTATCGGAGGTAAATTCGTCGGATCCTTGTGCGCCATCGCCGGAGTGCTGACTATAGCGCTACCTGTTCCTGTGATCGTGTCCAATTTCAATTATTTTTACCACAGAGAGAACGAACAGGAAGAAAACGTCCAATACGTGCACGTGACCTGTGGACATCAGCCGCAGCCCTCATTCGGTGAAAGTGATTCGATCAAAAGTAACCAGTCGTTCTCCAAAACCGAGTCCTACCAAGAAAGCGACGACTTAGAAGCTCTGACACATCTACACGTGACTCCAGTGGAGACATACACAGGGAAACTGACAGACGTATAA